From a single Bacteroidota bacterium genomic region:
- a CDS encoding DUF262 domain-containing protein has translation MKIELKEITISELTEGYKDNAEGGVVGYGGRLDIRPPYQREFIYKDKQRDAVIDTIMKGFPLNVMYWAVGEDGNFELIDGQQRTVSICQYVNREFAFMFRYFQNLESDEVDRFLNYKIMVYLCSGSDSEKLQWFKTINIAGEKLTDQELRNAVYSGPWVTDAKRYFSKNGCPAYNFASDYMTGTAIRQEYLETVIDWISVGNIEIYMAKHQMDDNAIELWLYFQGVINWVKATFPKYRKEMKRVQWGPLYERCKENKYDPKQLEKRVSELMLDDDVTNKAGIYDFVLTGTENMLNIRAFSESQKRQAYEKQDGKCMVCGNRFDFDAMEADHITPWHEGGKTNQENCQLLCKFDNRRKSGK, from the coding sequence ATGAAAATCGAACTCAAAGAAATCACTATCAGCGAGCTTACAGAGGGATATAAGGACAACGCAGAGGGTGGTGTTGTTGGATATGGCGGAAGGTTGGACATTCGCCCACCATACCAACGAGAGTTTATTTATAAGGACAAACAGAGGGATGCGGTCATTGACACGATCATGAAGGGATTTCCTCTGAATGTTATGTACTGGGCAGTAGGGGAAGACGGGAACTTTGAACTTATTGACGGCCAACAGCGAACGGTCTCTATCTGTCAATATGTGAACCGGGAATTCGCTTTCATGTTCAGATATTTTCAGAATCTCGAATCAGACGAGGTTGACCGGTTTCTAAATTACAAAATTATGGTCTATCTGTGCAGCGGGTCTGATAGCGAGAAACTGCAGTGGTTTAAAACGATCAATATTGCCGGCGAGAAACTGACCGACCAGGAACTGAGAAACGCGGTATATTCCGGCCCGTGGGTAACAGACGCAAAAAGGTATTTCAGTAAGAACGGGTGCCCGGCTTACAATTTCGCGTCTGATTACATGACAGGTACTGCCATCCGCCAGGAATATTTGGAGACAGTGATTGATTGGATTTCGGTGGGAAATATTGAAATCTACATGGCCAAGCATCAGATGGATGACAATGCAATCGAACTCTGGCTATACTTCCAGGGGGTTATAAACTGGGTAAAAGCCACCTTTCCAAAATACCGCAAAGAAATGAAGCGGGTGCAATGGGGACCGCTTTATGAGCGATGCAAGGAAAACAAATACGATCCGAAACAACTCGAAAAGCGGGTTTCAGAGCTCATGCTTGATGATGACGTGACAAACAAGGCTGGCATCTATGATTTTGTCCTAACGGGAACAGAGAACATGCTTAATATCAGAGCATTCTCTGAATCACAGAAACGACAGGCTTATGAGAAGCAGGACGGGAAGTGTATGGTCTGTGGGAACAGATTCGATTTTGATGCCATGGAAGCAGACCATATCACCCCATGGCATGAAGGCGGGAAGACCAATCAGGAAAACTGCCAACTCCTCTGTAAGTTTGATAACAGGCGAAAGTCAGGAAAGTAA
- a CDS encoding DUF1883 domain-containing protein, which yields MEFIHSKRHLNAGDIVELTADVQCNFMLTTDTEFRNFKEGKSFRYHGGFFKAFPAKILVPHSGLWNITIDVGDRTAVIRHQIRIIPIR from the coding sequence ATGGAATTTATCCATTCAAAAAGACATTTAAACGCCGGTGATATCGTCGAATTAACAGCAGACGTTCAATGCAACTTTATGCTGACAACTGATACTGAGTTCAGAAATTTCAAAGAAGGGAAGTCCTTTCGGTACCATGGTGGTTTCTTTAAGGCCTTCCCCGCTAAAATCCTTGTCCCGCACTCAGGGTTGTGGAACATCACCATTGATGTTGGCGACAGGACTGCCGTTATTCGCCACCAGATACGGATCATCCCTATCAGGTAA
- a CDS encoding Lar family restriction alleviation protein, giving the protein MDLQKVTAEHSQSKQTSIDCCPFCRKRPSVFRTDDYAFIRCANDECEIRPSTPIYQGEDRMVKAIATWNWRKAKHAA; this is encoded by the coding sequence ATGGATTTGCAGAAAGTTACAGCAGAGCATTCGCAGTCGAAGCAAACGTCAATTGATTGTTGCCCGTTCTGCAGGAAGCGCCCAAGTGTTTTCAGAACAGACGATTATGCGTTTATTCGTTGCGCAAACGATGAATGCGAAATCCGCCCGTCCACTCCGATTTACCAGGGGGAAGACCGTATGGTGAAGGCGATAGCAACTTGGAACTGGAGAAAGGCAAAGCATGCAGCATGA
- a CDS encoding site-specific DNA-methyltransferase, whose product MLPAVPSVVFNEDCEVGLKRFPNKYFDLAICDIPYGIDVANMAYLKEMNTTVKQKNGTRLNGNKNKKPYTQKQWDKEPPKQSYFDELQRVSKEQIIFGVEYVDWQGLGTGRIKWNKGVADGVSFKKYEMAYCSLIDHEIELPLLWAGMCQAKSLSEPMTQQGNKKLNEKRIHPCHKPQLLYRKLIADYGFEGMKLLDTHVGGGSMRIEADLANCEFVGFEIDKEYWTLQEERFNTFKKQLRLW is encoded by the coding sequence ATGTTACCTGCTGTGCCTTCTGTGGTGTTCAACGAGGATTGCGAGGTAGGATTAAAACGCTTTCCAAATAAGTACTTTGATTTAGCAATTTGCGACATACCATACGGAATTGATGTTGCGAATATGGCATACCTTAAAGAGATGAACACTACCGTAAAGCAGAAAAACGGAACAAGGCTGAACGGCAACAAAAACAAAAAGCCATATACGCAAAAGCAATGGGATAAAGAGCCACCTAAACAGAGTTACTTTGATGAATTGCAGAGAGTGAGTAAGGAGCAAATAATTTTCGGTGTTGAGTATGTCGATTGGCAAGGGTTAGGCACAGGGCGTATTAAGTGGAACAAAGGCGTTGCAGATGGTGTGAGTTTTAAGAAATATGAAATGGCTTACTGCAGCTTAATTGACCACGAAATTGAATTGCCTTTGTTGTGGGCTGGAATGTGCCAAGCTAAAAGCCTGAGCGAACCAATGACACAGCAAGGAAATAAGAAACTAAACGAAAAGAGAATACACCCTTGCCATAAACCGCAGCTTCTTTACCGAAAATTAATTGCGGATTACGGATTTGAAGGTATGAAGCTACTTGATACGCACGTAGGCGGTGGCTCGATGCGCATAGAAGCTGATTTAGCAAATTGCGAGTTTGTAGGCTTTGAGATAGATAAAGAGTACTGGACTTTGCAAGAGGAGCGTTTTAATACGTTTAAAAAGCAACTACGCTTATGGTAG
- a CDS encoding adenine-specific methyltransferase EcoRI family protein, which produces MSKRILNKNLGKARAQKNDEFYTQLSDIEQEMKHYRHHFKDKVVYCNCDDPRISNFFKYFSLNFKTLGLKKLITTCYKSQNPDLFSTGDSERAIYLEYDGTANLNEIPSLSDTEITHLQGDGDFRSSEAIELLKQADIVVTNPPFSLFREFVSQLIEYNKKFLIIGHQNAITYKDIFKLIRDGDVWLGVENGGTKWFAVRDHYDITTESRKKIEGGQKYFSMGNVNWFTNLDHPKRHEEKILYRNYDENEYQKFDNYEAINVDKLKDIPADYFGVMGVPITFLEQHNPSQFEIIGLIAGNIKGLAGIPSSSGKDGPYINGKLKYGRILIRRIQQP; this is translated from the coding sequence ATGTCAAAACGTATCCTAAATAAAAACCTCGGAAAAGCAAGGGCACAAAAGAATGATGAGTTCTACACTCAGCTGTCCGACATTGAACAGGAAATGAAGCATTACCGCCACCACTTCAAAGACAAGGTGGTTTATTGTAATTGCGATGACCCGAGAATCAGTAACTTTTTCAAGTACTTTTCGCTTAATTTCAAAACGCTTGGGTTAAAGAAACTCATTACAACCTGCTATAAAAGCCAAAACCCAGACCTGTTCAGCACAGGTGATTCCGAGAGGGCCATTTACCTTGAGTACGATGGTACCGCAAACCTGAATGAGATCCCCTCTTTGAGCGACACTGAGATAACTCACCTGCAAGGAGACGGGGATTTCCGGAGCAGTGAGGCTATTGAGCTTTTAAAACAGGCAGATATTGTTGTCACAAACCCACCGTTCTCTCTATTTCGTGAGTTTGTATCCCAATTAATTGAGTATAACAAGAAGTTCCTAATAATTGGCCACCAGAACGCAATTACCTACAAAGACATTTTCAAACTAATACGAGACGGGGATGTTTGGCTCGGGGTTGAGAATGGTGGAACAAAATGGTTTGCCGTCAGAGATCACTATGATATCACAACTGAATCCCGCAAGAAGATAGAAGGTGGTCAAAAGTATTTTAGTATGGGGAACGTCAACTGGTTTACGAATTTAGATCACCCCAAACGTCATGAAGAAAAAATTCTTTATAGAAACTACGATGAGAACGAATATCAGAAATTTGACAACTACGAAGCGATCAATGTTGATAAATTGAAGGACATTCCCGCGGATTATTTCGGAGTGATGGGGGTCCCTATTACCTTTCTTGAGCAACACAATCCATCCCAGTTTGAGATCATCGGTCTGATTGCAGGAAACATAAAGGGCCTGGCCGGAATCCCTTCATCGTCTGGAAAAGATGGTCCATATATCAACGGAAAACTGAAATACGGTAGAATTCTGATCAGAAGAATACAGCAACCATGA
- a CDS encoding DUF977 family protein: MARPTKEQTEKLEAELIRLIRKDTTLNISEMAEAMGLSRQSISTMIHRLKSTSKISDAEYALHKGEKVLPDVAAIKPTMKLIRKQTDQIIQAGERDLMTVKGSKKRKDQPPPLAGLPEVMMGMVPVQISFDPTKVEADFRMSLLRNTQVLDEIIKMIALRGKIGQEEANVIATLVRVTNDIVKTWTGTYALINMEVEHKLQFRILYEELTRFLTPAQIADLARRCETRFTAEKADLLNPKVSSEPV, encoded by the coding sequence ATGGCGAGACCCACTAAAGAGCAGACAGAGAAATTGGAAGCGGAACTGATCCGGTTGATCCGGAAGGACACCACTCTCAACATATCTGAAATGGCAGAGGCCATGGGACTGAGCAGACAGTCCATTTCCACGATGATTCACCGATTGAAAAGCACCAGCAAAATCAGCGATGCCGAGTATGCGCTTCATAAAGGAGAGAAGGTTCTGCCTGATGTCGCGGCGATTAAACCCACCATGAAACTGATCAGGAAACAGACCGATCAGATCATTCAGGCAGGTGAACGCGACCTGATGACAGTTAAGGGCAGTAAGAAGAGGAAAGACCAGCCGCCACCACTTGCAGGTCTTCCGGAAGTCATGATGGGAATGGTCCCTGTTCAAATCTCATTCGACCCAACGAAGGTGGAAGCGGATTTCCGGATGAGCTTACTTCGGAACACGCAAGTTCTGGACGAGATCATTAAAATGATTGCTCTCCGCGGAAAGATCGGCCAGGAAGAGGCGAACGTGATTGCCACACTTGTCCGGGTGACCAATGACATAGTGAAGACATGGACCGGGACGTATGCGTTGATCAACATGGAGGTTGAGCACAAACTTCAATTCCGTATCCTGTATGAGGAACTCACTCGCTTTCTGACCCCAGCGCAGATTGCAGACCTGGCACGCCGGTGTGAGACCCGGTTCACAGCAGAAAAGGCCGATCTGTTAAACCCAAAGGTATCCAGTGAGCCTGTTTAA
- a CDS encoding DNA cytosine methyltransferase — protein MTKEFVFIDLFSGAGGVTTGIETATRNGVKIARVIAAVNHDDLAIQSHSANHPATYHFVEDIRILDVDHLVDLVKREKTRNPDCVVCLWASAECTNYSRAKGGLPRNQDSRTLPEHLLRYLHALPDIELFFLENVEEFMCWGPLDENGKPVSRYCGIDYIRWVESVKALGFEYDYRILNAADFGAYTSRKRYFGIFSRPGVPVCWPVPTHSRKPDGGGLFGGLSKWKPVREVLDLAEEGRSIFNRKKPLSDATLRRIYAGLKKYVRSGESAFITKHFSGNPDHKLVSLDSPAGSLTTVDHHSLVQTTFLAEYHGTGTEHSIDKPSITLTTKDRLAVIQAEHFIDKQYSSGGQNQSIETPAGSLTTVPKLNLVRVEHGWLMDTQYNNVGSDLESPSPVITANRKYHYLVNPQFNNGGSGVDKPCFTLIARMDKRPPSLVSVSAGLPDISISESDSPIMRQIKAFMAENNIVDIKMRMLSVVEMLRIQGFPSDYVLIGNQGHKKKFIGNSVPPVLVRALIESVWSGYIGSDLDRLAV, from the coding sequence ATGACGAAGGAATTCGTATTCATCGATCTATTCTCCGGTGCTGGTGGTGTTACCACTGGCATTGAAACGGCCACCCGAAATGGGGTTAAGATCGCCCGGGTTATTGCTGCTGTTAATCATGATGACCTTGCAATCCAGAGTCATTCTGCGAATCACCCCGCCACTTATCACTTTGTTGAGGATATACGCATTCTCGATGTTGATCACCTTGTCGATTTGGTGAAGCGCGAGAAGACAAGGAATCCGGACTGTGTGGTTTGCCTATGGGCCTCTGCTGAATGCACAAATTACAGCCGGGCAAAGGGCGGTCTCCCTCGTAATCAGGACAGCCGAACCTTGCCTGAACATCTGCTGCGCTATCTCCATGCTCTCCCTGACATAGAACTGTTCTTTCTTGAGAATGTCGAAGAGTTTATGTGCTGGGGGCCGTTGGATGAAAACGGTAAGCCGGTCTCGCGGTACTGTGGGATTGATTATATCCGGTGGGTTGAGTCTGTTAAAGCCCTTGGATTCGAGTATGATTACCGGATCCTAAATGCTGCAGATTTTGGTGCCTATACCAGCAGGAAACGGTATTTCGGTATTTTTTCTCGGCCCGGCGTTCCTGTTTGTTGGCCTGTGCCTACTCATAGCCGTAAGCCAGATGGTGGTGGGTTGTTTGGCGGTTTAAGCAAGTGGAAACCTGTCAGAGAGGTCTTGGATCTCGCTGAGGAAGGCCGGTCGATTTTTAATCGGAAAAAGCCACTATCGGACGCTACTCTACGGAGGATTTATGCTGGCCTGAAGAAGTATGTTCGTAGCGGCGAGTCTGCATTCATTACCAAACATTTCAGCGGGAATCCCGACCATAAACTGGTGTCTCTCGATTCGCCTGCCGGCAGCTTGACTACTGTTGACCATCATTCGCTCGTCCAGACTACCTTTCTTGCCGAATATCATGGCACCGGGACCGAGCATTCCATTGACAAGCCTTCGATCACCCTAACGACCAAAGATCGTCTCGCTGTAATCCAGGCTGAGCACTTTATTGATAAACAATACTCTTCTGGTGGACAGAATCAATCGATTGAGACACCAGCTGGGTCGCTGACAACCGTTCCAAAGTTGAATCTGGTCAGAGTAGAACATGGTTGGTTAATGGATACCCAGTACAACAACGTGGGATCCGACCTGGAATCCCCCTCTCCGGTCATTACCGCCAACCGGAAATATCACTATTTGGTGAATCCGCAATTTAATAATGGCGGATCAGGCGTTGATAAACCTTGCTTCACTCTCATAGCCCGGATGGATAAGCGTCCTCCGTCTCTGGTTTCTGTCTCTGCCGGACTTCCGGACATTTCCATATCTGAGTCAGATTCACCCATAATGAGACAGATCAAGGCATTCATGGCAGAAAACAATATCGTAGACATCAAGATGCGCATGCTCAGTGTTGTTGAGATGCTCCGTATTCAGGGATTCCCGTCTGATTATGTGCTGATTGGCAATCAAGGTCACAAAAAGAAGTTCATCGGGAATAGTGTTCCACCTGTTCTTGTCCGGGCGCTGATTGAGTCTGTCTGGTCAGGGTACATTGGTTCCGACCTGGACAGATTGGCTGTTTAA
- a CDS encoding adenine methyltransferase — protein sequence MNPFNHQSSVQKNDEWLTPPEIIKALGEFDLDPCSPINRPWNTAKKHFTIEDNGFLQEWEGRVWLNPPYGQYTEKWLSRMASHNNGIVLTFARVDTNWFHEWIFRCATGILFLKGRPHFYLADGTMYKNNSGAPVCLAAFGDENFDALNRSGLAGKLVRLKECSDCNDLRVEVERCYAALQFKIR from the coding sequence ATGAACCCTTTTAATCATCAGTCATCAGTCCAGAAAAACGATGAATGGTTGACTCCCCCGGAGATAATCAAAGCTCTGGGTGAATTTGATCTGGATCCGTGTTCTCCAATCAACAGGCCGTGGAACACAGCAAAAAAGCACTTCACAATTGAGGATAATGGGTTCCTGCAGGAATGGGAAGGTCGAGTCTGGCTAAATCCACCATACGGACAGTACACAGAAAAGTGGTTGAGTAGAATGGCCAGCCACAACAACGGAATCGTGCTGACGTTTGCCAGAGTAGACACCAATTGGTTCCATGAATGGATCTTCCGGTGCGCTACTGGAATTCTCTTCCTTAAAGGTCGGCCACATTTTTATCTGGCAGATGGGACGATGTATAAGAATAACTCGGGTGCGCCAGTATGCCTCGCTGCTTTCGGAGATGAGAATTTCGATGCACTTAATCGGTCTGGCCTGGCTGGAAAGTTGGTAAGACTTAAAGAGTGTTCTGATTGCAATGATCTCCGAGTTGAGGTGGAAAGGTGCTACGCGGCACTTCAATTCAAAATACGATAA
- a CDS encoding phage Gp37/Gp68 family protein — MNKTKISWTDRTWNPVVGCQRVSPGCRNCYAFELHDMRYEAWNNGKTGLPEQYSKPFTQIQLKGNRLGDPISIRMPQRIFVNSMSDLFHAEVPPSFIMDVFKTMSIARKHTFQILTKRADRMQEVVNDNLIGAYHLPNVWLGVTTENQEQFDKRVPYLIQTSAHVRFISVEPMLGPVSIERFAAHLDWVIIGGESGKRARPMQDEWVVDLILECNQYNVPVFFKQYGSVLAREYDLKDRSGADPSEWPVEWPQEFPVV, encoded by the coding sequence ATGAACAAAACGAAAATATCCTGGACGGACAGAACATGGAATCCGGTGGTTGGTTGCCAGCGGGTTTCACCCGGTTGTCGGAACTGTTACGCCTTTGAATTACACGACATGCGATACGAAGCATGGAATAATGGAAAGACAGGTCTGCCAGAGCAGTATTCCAAACCATTTACACAGATCCAGCTGAAGGGAAATCGTCTGGGTGACCCGATCTCAATCCGGATGCCACAGCGGATATTTGTGAATTCAATGAGTGACCTTTTTCACGCAGAAGTGCCTCCGAGTTTTATCATGGACGTGTTTAAAACGATGTCTATTGCCAGGAAGCACACATTCCAAATTCTGACAAAGCGAGCTGACAGAATGCAGGAAGTGGTCAACGATAACCTGATCGGCGCCTACCACCTTCCAAACGTCTGGCTGGGAGTCACAACAGAGAACCAGGAGCAATTTGATAAACGAGTACCATACCTGATTCAAACGTCAGCGCACGTCCGGTTCATCTCGGTTGAACCCATGTTAGGCCCTGTCTCAATAGAACGGTTTGCGGCACACCTTGACTGGGTGATTATCGGAGGAGAGTCAGGGAAAAGGGCACGGCCCATGCAAGACGAGTGGGTGGTGGATCTGATCCTTGAATGCAACCAGTACAACGTACCGGTGTTTTTCAAACAATACGGTTCAGTGTTGGCGAGGGAATACGACCTGAAGGACCGGTCCGGGGCGGATCCGTCCGAGTGGCCAGTTGAGTGGCCACAAGAATTTCCGGTGGTGTGA